CCCTTCTTCCTTTTCATCTCCAAACTCTCTTTCTAATTGGCTTAAATCACGTTTACCATCTGATTCATTTGCTTCTTGGGGTATTAAACCTGGTACTAAGAACGTTCATAATCTCTGGCTTGAGATTTCTGAAGGTGAAACTTCCTTACTTGATTCAGTTCCTCCTGTTAgaactgttaatgttgtttcagtaagaattattgatgaaaatggtagAATTTTACTTGAATCGAAACAAGAATTATCTGATGGGACTCACCGTGAAAGGAATAGACCTTTATCTGAAAAAATGAAGCCTGATGAAGGTGTTGAAGAAGCTGTTTTAAGAGCTATAAGCGAAGAACTTGGTTCAATAATTGATAATGATGTTAGTAGTATTGTAAAGATTAATACTGGTTCATATaagaagaaaattgaagaaaGGGTTTCGCTCTCTTATCCGGGTTTACCTGCTTGTTATGTTTTACATACAGTTGATGCTTTTGTTGAAGGATTACCAAATGAGGATTTttgtactgaagaagaagaatacagtGAATGTAGTGAACTTGGTGCTGCAGACAAGGCAGTCAATGTTAAAAAGCATTTTTGGAAATGGGTTGAATCAGATTCTTTCTGAATTTTGATTTAAGGTGATGAACTTTTAGATTCTTGAGTTTACATAGTCTGTTTTTCAGTC
The nucleotide sequence above comes from Papaver somniferum cultivar HN1 chromosome 8, ASM357369v1, whole genome shotgun sequence. Encoded proteins:
- the LOC113301852 gene encoding uncharacterized protein LOC113301852, which produces MSQPKPDPSSFSSPNSLSNWLKSRLPSDSFASWGIKPGTKNVHNLWLEISEGETSLLDSVPPVRTVNVVSVRIIDENGRILLESKQELSDGTHRERNRPLSEKMKPDEGVEEAVLRAISEELGSIIDNDVSSIVKINTGSYKKKIEERVSLSYPGLPACYVLHTVDAFVEGLPNEDFCTEEEEYSECSELGAADKAVNVKKHFWKWVESDSF